In Lolium rigidum isolate FL_2022 chromosome 7, APGP_CSIRO_Lrig_0.1, whole genome shotgun sequence, the DNA window tcgatttccccctccgggagggaatttcctcggcggatttcagcctgccggagagctcttttctctctggtgatctccgccccgcagaggcggttgtgactcttcgcgactatcctctggagcttaggttttcgggacgaagatgtacgcgaagaaaaggaggcaagagggggctatgggccccctcctcacagggcggcgcggccaggccttgggccgcgccagcctatgaggtgggcccacctcggctcccctcggctccccattctggctcccttcgtcttctggaaaaataggatttttcatataatttccgtcaactcgttgatcttccgaaatattgcattcgacggtgctttttccagcagaatcctggctccggtgcgcgatcctccaataatcatgaaacatgcaaaatagatgaaataatataagtatcatctccaaatatgaaatatatcaatgaataacagcaaattatgatataaaatagtgatacaaaatggacgtatcaggaacatcgcctcccactcctGGGGTTTgatctctggtgggctgggggtagaaCCACccacctaaccacccaacctcgggTTTGTTCTCTGATTTTATCATTTCTGTTAAGCCCATCAAATAAGTCATTCTGGGTTGACATATTGTGTGTTGATAGGGTACATCAATATCTACATCTAGAAATTTCTTCCATGTTTTCTTTGAAACTTTGAGTGTTTTCCAATTTTAGAAAAAACCAAGCTCCATGTAGCTCGAGCTCTAAAGTTTTTTTTTATCGCTTCTTGTGATAATAGTATATCCATATGATCCCAGTGGCAATTTCTTTGCTCCGTGAGCGTTTTCACCAGTCTAGTTGGTGCATAATTAAAACCTCAATATAAACACCGCATAATTAATTAAATCGGTTGGATTAATGGATGCAACTAGAGAAAACTGACAAGACAGACGGATCACCGACAGGACAACCTGATGGATCGACCAAAGGCTTGAATTCCAAGTTAGGTTGTCTTTCTGCCCAAAGAAAGGTGCCACCATGATTTTCTATCTCTCTGGTTGATCCGCTACCCCAATAGGCAGCCTAGCTTTTACAGCCTTCTCTCTCTAGATCCTtttttgctctctctctctctctctctctagattCTTTTTCTGTCACTACCTGCATGGATATATGATGCGGCATTTTTCTTGGGCGTGCGCCTCACTCAAGAGATGGGTAGCAAGCAGACCAAATCCAAAATGCATGATGTGAAAATGTGAGCCGTTTATATATATCATCAACCAACGGTTTGGTGATGCGTCGCTCGATTGGAGAAGATGACCATGCATCGCAATCACATCGACGTCTAGAAAAGGTGTATTTCCAATTTTGATTTCTGTCGAGTGGACGGTAGGCGTAGATGCAACCGCATGCACCAACCGCAATCGGCCGGCATGTAGTGCGAGTGCGGTGCAGAAATGAATGGTAAGATGATCAGGCACCTGACACGGACCGCACGGTGGTCAGGCTGGAAAACAAAAGGTTAAATTGGCATGATAAGTTGCCCTGCAGGCACGCAAGCATTGGCACATGAAGTATTTCACCTTTGGAATCCCTTCGAGAAGTTCAGAGGAAATGATAGTAACTAAatatgttttttcttcttcgctTCGAAGTGGTGTGTCGGATTCTAGTTTAAAAGTAGAAATCTCCACATGAAAAGAAGTGAGATTTCGGCGAAATCCCACTTAACGACTGAGAAGAAGAACAGTAGACAAGAATTGGTAAAACTGTCAGCTACATGACGAGAAGCCCAAATAATAATACTACTTATGTTGATAAACAAAacgtataaatttagtcaaaacaTAAAGCTTACTAAGTTTGATTAAAATATATAGGAATTTTTTAAAACATCTACAGTATCAAATAAATACATTGTGAAAATATATTTATTCCGCTAAAAAGATAACTCTGGTGAATCTATTGATTGATTTGGTATCATCAATGCTTCTATTTTCCCCAAGACATCGGTCAAACTTAAAGACGTTGATTGTTTTACGCGTTATTCATTATAGAACAGAGGGAGGAGAAAGTATTTAACACTAACTAGCTAGACACAAATTAAAGAATCAATCATAACAGCACAAATTTGATGGAATCCTATTCCATTGTGTGCAAATCTTCTTTTCTCTAACAGTGTGCAACGAACCTGAAGAAACGATTCCAATGAGATATCAACCATAGTTGGTGTTGGTTTCTTTAGTAATGGACTGGGAAACATCAAATGTGCCGGCCTTATCAACGATAGTAGGTGTTAGTTACGTTTCAAAACAAAAGATAGTAGGTGTTAGTTTCTTTTCGCTGCTACGGCCAGCAGCTGCTTTAGCACTGCATTCATCATAATAATCATATTATGTTCACAGGTCTCAAGTCGTTGTCATGCAAGCTAATTAGCTAACCCTCTAGCTGCAACGGAACCTGACATCCGAACTAGAAACACTCACGTACTCTTCGCAATTAAGCTGGTGGTTTTTTGGAAAGGAATGAATGTATGTGTAGATGGGCATTAAGCCTTTAATCAAAACAAGCTGAATTTGCTTAGATAGGACCAATATGCAAAATATTGCTAGACTTTTCAATTTTAACTTTACCAAAGATTTTTTTAATCATTTTGACACCTCTACGCCCACATGAATTTTGAGGAGAGCCGGGAACTGGCTTTCCTGGATATCTCTGCAATTGCCTGGAGGTGACCAGTACATTTCTTGCCTCAAAGTTGTGAACTGGGGACAATTATGCACATTACAAGTTTCTCATACCAAGGAAAATATTTCCTCACCGAACAGAAGTCAAAAAAAAGTCATGTCGTCAGTGTACTAAAAAGTCAGGAAAATATTTTCTACCAGCAAAGAAAATAATAAGAAACTCGCGACGCAATATGGACAGCTCAACTACAGCAAAGCACACAAAAACCAAAGAAATGCCTAGTTGATGGCAAAATCCCATGGGTTTGGAGGCACCACACAGGCAATGTACTGCAAGTCTATAACATATCCAAGCGAAGAATATGCTTGCTCcctgaaaaaaaaagaatatgCTTTCTTAGTGCTGTTGATTAGCACATTACTATTATGTTCAAAGGTGCATCTCATCATGAGATAGCATGTATATCGGGATCATATAGTGTTAGGCTCGGATTCTCTAACCTATTATAGGAGCTGCAGCTTGAGTGGGCAACTAgcaatcatacactaatttttaacATGCATTCCCCCATTTGGAAGCCTTGTCAGCATTGTTTGCACTATCTGTTAACTTATAAGCAGATAAGGCACACTTGAGTACCTGTACAGATGATAAAAGTGCCAGTAGACAGTTCTGCATTATCACAAGATCATCTCCCAATTAAAGATTGACAAGTGATGAAGATCGGATCAGATTTAATTTGCATGGAGAAACTTTGACCTCTAGCCTCAGTCACAGTGCAaggtagtgtgtgtgtgtgtctgtgtGGACCTCTCAACTTCTTTTGATGTCTGATTACTGGTCCTGGAATAGTTCAGAGGACCACAGGCACAGATTAGACCATTGATCTGTACTTCCATGGCATCCAATGCATCGCCATCCCAACAACTGTTGCAAGCAAGTTCAATTATTACCCAACCACAGTGTACATGGCAAAACAAAATACAAGGTGCTACTGCCAGCCACACTGATGTACTTCAAGAATCAATGAAGAGAGTGGTACATCACAACAACATTTGCCACTCCATCAAAAGAGAGATTCGATCAGGGACAGTAAAACAGAAGCTAAATTCAGGCAGAACTTAGTCCAGTTCAGATCAAATGTCTTACATGCAGACAGAGTGAACCCCAGCCACGAAAATAAAAGGGGGTGCCACAATGCTGCCAGCATCGCTATCTGCTAACCACACGATGAGCGGAGTTACTGGTCAGCTTACTACCCAAAAGGTCTATCAAGTCTAGCATATGATGATATGGATCGATCCACTACTAGTCACAACAAGGTACAATCTTTCTTACAACATGCATCCTTGTCGAGGTACCTAACGGTGACAAGCACTAAGATAAGAAGCCAAACTATGACCCAAACTAAGGATTTTTTAGGATTTGCATTTCAGCTGTTGTCGCATATACCTTGGTGGAGTTCATTGGGGAGGGAACCAACCACTGCTGTAGAGATTATCTGATTGCCTAGGCATTGGCAGCCTGACACGGTCTACTTGCACATGGTTCTTCCCATCATAAGTGGAAGAGGAACAATTCGACGCTGCCCCTTTGTTCAAGTTCTGTGGTGGAAGCAAGTAGTTTGCAACGGCTAGATTGTTGTCAAGAACAGGGATCTCACCTGTGAGAGTCTTGAATGCAAACTCAAGGCATGGATCCCCTCTGGTCAAGTCCGGTGGTGGAATGAAGTAGTTTGCATCAGCTATATTGTTGTCGGGAACAGGGATATCACCTGTAAGAGTCTTGAATGCAAACTCAAGGCATGGATCTGACAAGATACCTCGCAGCAGCGACGATAAGGAGGAACCAGGCATATCATCAGCTGTTTCAAAGAGACCAGTCTGTTGTGGTGGAGCATGTAACTCAGAAGGCGCATTTTGGTATCTAACATCTGTTATAGAGCATGCAACAGATGTTCCTGGTATCTGTTCATGAGCTGAAGGATACTTATCTCCAGGATGTTCAGAAGCACTTGCGATATGTGCTCCATCTTTCTTCCAAGGAAGTAAAGAGGGTATAGTCTTTGATTTAGGATTTTTGACCAGCTTTGTTGGTTTTAACTGATTGGCAATATCTGCCTGTGTGCTGACAGGCGAATCTCTGAGCACATTACTGGCTTCCTGGCTGTGTTTCAATTCCTGGTTGACTTTAAGTGCAGTTAAACGAGGCGACGCTCGAAGAGGTGTAGAAACCTGTTTCGCAGGTTTAGTTTGTTGTTTCTTTCCCTTGGATTTTGGCCCCACATTTGCCTTTTCTCTCCCAGTTGATTCATGCTTCAGAGACTGATTGTTCACGCTTGCCTTCTGAAGCTCCAACTGGGTTAGCCTCCCTAGGGAGACAACCTCGTGTTCTGATAATGGCATGTTTCCAGGATTCTCTCTACTCTTTGGATTCGACTCATGAGCACTATCCATTTGTATGTTATCTGAAGTTCCTTCTGCCTGTATATTTCAAAATAGAGGTTATAAGATGGTGCACTAATAACTAAATAGAAAAGACAAACACAGGTAACAAACAAAGATCCTTGGAATTCACTCATCTGCAGTATAACAGAAATCTGAGGGcatcggcagttcattgacaacTACAATGCTGATGCTTCGTATCAAAATTTCTTCGGCATTTTAATATTTTCGTGCCCCTTCTCTCTTATATTTTAAAATACCATAATTTCAATGGGTGTGTTGCATTTTAGCAAATTGTCGCAATTTCTTAGGTGCATCAGGAAACCATCCATTTACTGGT includes these proteins:
- the LOC124671356 gene encoding uncharacterized protein LOC124671356, producing the protein MVGHFHENIGPSHFANFIMEPGLDLLPITDAFRRYLGLILRTIILSTNIGCSWMVRLKDVNGSRFKVQGWAGITIASDIKIEDVMAFKFFKANVYKVTIFDYSMTKFPFSSAKPLGSIQLGVTTGIDYPILNSSEDGVPALIVVSLGDTSIIGNGGVTHFEEAAIIGQGRWQDRSGSPVSEPSEDAAAEAQTHASREMRPGDGAGRGGCFSQRGLSGLHYPNGIMAGSKNEPAEDGLPDGWSKEYRPRKVRAGARARRDMFYIDPTNSYEFRSLKDVYRHLESQDASNSAETPNKRKVEDLQISENRSHHAEGTSDNIQMDSAHESNPKSRENPGNMPLSEHEVVSLGRLTQLELQKASVNNQSLKHESTGREKANVGPKSKGKKQQTKPAKQVSTPLRASPRLTALKVNQELKHSQEASNVLRDSPVSTQADIANQLKPTKLVKNPKSKTIPSLLPWKKDGAHIASASEHPGDKYPSAHEQIPGTSVACSITDVRYQNAPSELHAPPQQTGLFETADDMPGSSLSSLLRGILSDPCLEFAFKTLTGDIPVPDNNIADANYFIPPPDLTRGDPCLEFAFKTLTGEIPVLDNNLAVANYLLPPQNLNKGAASNCSSSTYDGKNHVQVDRVRLPMPRQSDNLYSSGWFPPQ